The genomic window CGCCTATGACACGGTGGAATTGGCGCCCGCGCAGGCCGTTTATCGCAGCATGAATGGCATCGCGCTCGGCGAAGGGGAAAGCATTGCCGGGGACGAGTACGTTTTTCGCGCACCGTACGAGAGCCTTTGCACGAACCACGCGCGACCGCTCGCCGTGAACCGCTGCACGTTTAACACCTGGCGCTGGGCATTCGGGACGGACAGCGAGGTCGTCTACCGCCACGAAATCGGGGGCATCGCGCAGACCCGGGCGCGTGTCGAACTGAACATCGGCCATTATGTTTCGGGCGCGCTCGCCGTCGAGGCTTCGCGCGACGGCGCCGTGTGGCAAACCATCGGCACGCTCGCGGCCCCGGGCACAGGCGCGTTCGACATTCCCGCGGACCTGCTGCCCGCGCCGGAATTGCGGGTCCGCCTCTCGGCGCGCGCGGACGCCGCCGCACCCGCTGACCTCCAGGTCAACGCGTACACCTACACGGCCAGGCTCGAGCGCGCGCCGGGCGACCTGCGCGGCGCCACGCAATATGTCGCGATTGCGAAGAGCGACCCGCGCCTCGAAGTCGAGATTCTCTCCCTCGGCGACGCGATCCCCGGCGGAGACAATGTGTTTCGCGCGCGCGTGCGCAATCTCACCGATCACGTGATCGCAGCGCGGCCACGGCTTGTGGTCACAGGCGGCGGCGTGGAAACGCGCGAACGCACCGCGATCGATCTGGCGCCGGGCAACAACGAAATCGCGCCCGCGTACACGCTCCGCGCGACCGGCCGCAACGATGCGGTCTTCTCGCTCGGGGGCGGCATCGCATTTCGCGCGGAGACCACCTTCCACGTGGCGGACCTCTATTGCGCGGATTTCGGCGCGGTGCTGCCGGATTCGAGCGACGCCGTGGGTCTGTGGTGGGCGGCGTCCGGCTGGAAAATCAGCGACACCCGGCCTGTCCCCGGGAGCAAAGACAAGGCGTTGCGCATCCAGGCCGCGCGCAACGAAACGGAAGCAGCGCAACTGGTGGTCCGCCCGAGCATGGGCTTGCAGGGACTGACCGCAACGGCCGGCCCGCTGGATGGGCCCGGCGGCGCGCGCATTGGCACCGAAAACATCGACGTGTTGCGCGTGCGCTATGTGCCGGTGACGCGGCCCACGGACCGCACGGGCGCGGTGGCCCCGTGGCCCGACCCGTTGCCGCCGTTCTCAGGGCCAATTACCGTGGCCGCGAACAAGAATCAGCCGCTCTGGGTGCGCGTGCACGTGCCGGAAGACGCCGCAGCGGGCGTGTATCGCGGCGCGATCATGCTGCGCGCCGAAGGATTTCAGGCGCTTGCTCCAGTCGAGGTCGAGGTGTTTGATTTCACAATGCCCGACCGCATGACCTGCGTGACCGCGTTCGGTTTCGGCCTCGGGCGCGCTTTCGAGTACCAGGACATCAGCGACCCGTCGCATCAGCGCCAAGTCTGCGACCAATATCTTGCCGCGTTGAGCGCGCACCACATCACGCCCTACAACCCCGCGCCAATGGATTCGCTCCTGTACACATGGCCCGAAATACCGAAGGACCGTGCCTTGACACCGGAAGAAATCGCGGCGCTGAAGCCAACGTTCCAGTGGGACGCCTGGGACCGCGCCATGACGAAGGCCTTCGACGAATACCACTTCAACAGCTTCTCCGTAGGCGTGCCCGGCATGGGCGGCGGCACGTTTCATTCGCGCCACGAACCGGAATTGCAGGGATTCAAGGAGGATTCGCCGGAGTATCAGGCGCTCTTCAACTCCTGGTGCGGTCAGGTGGAGGCGCACCTGCGCGGGAAGGGCTGGCTCGACATGTCCTATGTCTACTGGTTCGACGAGCCCGACCCGAAGGACTACGCATTTGTCATGAACGGCTTCCGCAAATTGAAGGAGGCCGCACCGGGCATCGGACGCATGCTGACCGAGCAGGTAGAGCCGGAGTTGACCGGCGGGCCGAACATCTGGTGCCCGGTCACGCCGGAATACGACCATGATGCGGCGGAAGCGCGCCGCGCGGAGGGCGACCATTTCTGGTGGTACGTCTGCACGGGGCCGAAAGCGCCCTACGTCACGCTGTTTATCGACCACCCCGGCACGGAGATGCGCGTGTGGCTGTGGCAGACGTGGCAGCGCAAGATCGAGGGCATTCTCGTCTGGGAGACGACCTACTGGCACAGCCCCGAGGCATACCCGGACCGTCTGCAGAACCCCTACGAAGACCCCATGGGCTGGACCACCGGGTACAGCACGCCGTCGGGCACGCGCCTGGCCTGGGGCAACGGCGACGGGCGGTTCCTGTATCCGCCCGAAGCCGCCGCGGACGGCAATCCCGGCAGGCCGGTGCTCGACCCGCCCGTCGACACGGTCCGCATCGAGATGTTGCGCGACGGCATCGAGGATTATGAATACCTTGCGATGCTGCGACGGCTACTCGCGGCCGAAGGCGGCGACCTCTCCGCGCGGCAACGGGCGGATTACGAGGCGTTGCTCACGGTGCCGGCCGAGATCACAGCCAGCATGACCGAGTTCACGAAAGACCCCGCGCCCATTGCGCGCCACCGCGAAGCCGTCGCCCGCGCCATCGAACACCTTTCCCGGTGAGACAAGCCCGCAAACCGGCGACGCCGGCGTAACGCAAGGAACCCGGCGGCAAGCAGGCGACGGTCATGCCGCGGACGGTCCGCCGTTCATGTCTCCGGCGCATCCGGCGAAGCCGCGGCCTCCGGAACCGGTTGTGCCGGGGAATTGAGACTGGGCCCGGCTTCGGGCGGAGACGGCGCCGCGCCTTCCGCAGGTTCGGGAAGCGCCGGAACGGGCGGCGTCAACCCGGTGTCGGCCAGGCGGCCGTCGCGCCAGAGAAAGAGGAACAGGCTGATGCCGCGCCCATAGTTCTTCACGCCTTCCTTGATGCCTTGCGCCTGGAGGTACTTGTCGTAGGCGCGCCAACTGGCCTTCTGCAGCCATTCGATACGGTAGCGGGCGGCTGCCTCGCGGGCCTTCTTGAGGTCTTCCCGCGCGATTTCCGGCAGCCGCTCCATGGCGGATTTCATCGCATCGCCCGGCAACTGGCGCACAAGGTCCATGTACATGTCGAGCGCCACGGCGTAGCGCGCATACGGGTCCGCGGCGCGCACCCCGGAGACAAACCCGATCAGCGTGGCCTCGGCTTCGGTGCACATGCCCGCGATGTGGCCCAGTTCGTGCGCGCCCGTCGAGACGAACGCGGTATCGGGCAGCCCCCCATCGACGTGCGGCTCAAGCGTAAAGGGCGTGCAGATGCCGGAGGTGCCGTTCGCCAGGAGCAGCCCTTCCGGCGTCGCCTTCACGCCATCGGGCAGCCAGAGCGAGTGGCCGTCCCATTCCTTGATAGTGGTTTTCATTGCGGCGGCGACAGCGGCAAGCGCGCGGTTCGCATCGCGGTCTTCCGGCGCCTGGGGTTGATCGTTGAGGATGGTCTCGAGCAGTTGCCCGCGCAACAGCGCCGATTCTTCGTCCGAGATCGCGCTAGTATCGAGTTTCAGCCGCTCCTCCGGCGCCAGCCGCTGGTAGCCCGCGCCCCAGAAGACCAGGAACCATATGGCGATGATGGGCGTGAGGAAGAAGGCCCACTGGAAGCCCCAGAAAAGACCCCGCCAGTGCGAGCGCCCCTTCACGAAACGCAGATACAACCAGTTCAAGGTCCACAGAAGCGGAAACCCCGCGACCAAAGCGATGGTCAGGGCAAGCGCAACGGAGAAATCCGCGCTGTTGGTCAGCGGCGCGACGCCAGCCACGATGACCCGGTAAACAAACCGCGTGTAGAACCCTTCGACGAAGGCCTGGGGCGGCGGAAATGCAAACCAAAGCCCTAGACCGGCCCAGCAGAACAAGCCGAGCACCATCCAGAACTTGCTCCAGCGCGAAACGCGCCGCGCCGGCTTCACGGCATGCGAGGAACTTGGCATGTCCCCTCCCTTGTGCGTTGTGGCCGCGGGCTCACGGCGGGCATTTCGCGCAGACCGACCGGAACAGCGCGGTGCTCAGGTACCGGTCGCCCCGGTCCGGCAACAACGTGACCACGGTCCCGTGGTCCATGCGCTCGGCGATGCGAATCGCCCCGGCGACCGCGGCGCCGCTGGAAATGCCCACGAAAAGCCCTTCCTGCATGGCCAGGCGCCGCGCGGCCTCGAACGCCGCGTCGTCCTGCATCATGATCTTGTCGTCGAGTTGGGCCGGGTCGTAAATCTCCGGCGCGAGCGACTCTTCGAGGTTCTTGAGGCCCTGAATCGCGTGGCCGGGCGTGGGCTCGACCCCAACGATCTGGATACGCGGCGACCGTTCTTTCAGATACCGGGACACCCCCATCAGCGTGCCCGTGGTGCCCATGCCCGCCACAAAGGCGTCAAGACGGCCGCCCGTCTGGGCGTAGATTTCCGGCCCGGTCGTCTCGTAATGGGCCAGCGTATTGTTCTCGTTCACGAACTGGTTCGGCATGTAGTAGAGGTCCGGCTGCTCCGCCAGCACGGCGTGCGCGCGCCGTCGCGCGCCATCGGTGCCTTCGCATCCGGGTGTGATTTCGACGTGCACACCGAACGCCTCGAGCACGTGGCGCCGCTCTTCGCTCACGCATCCGGGCAGCATGAGCTTGACCTTGTATCCCTTCAGCGCGCCGATCATGGCCAGCGCGATGCCTGTGTTGCCGGATGTCGGCTCGAGGATCGTCTTGCCCGGATGGAGTTCGCCCGATTCCTCGGCCTTCTTGATCATGTAGTAGGCGGTGCGATCTTTTACCGACCCGCCGGGGTTCGCCCCTTCGAACTTCGCGAGAATGCGCACCCGCGGGTTCGGGCTCATCCGCTGCAATTCGACCAGGGGCGTGCAGCCAATCGCGCCGAGCACGCCCACCGCATGTCCCGCCGCCGCTTCCACGCCTGAAGCCGCCACACCGCTTTCTTGCATGACCGCCGTCCTCCGCGCGCTACTCACCCACGCCTTGGAACCGGTCTTCCTCGTCCCGGAACAGGACATTGAAGGTCGTCAGGCTGCCGTATGCGCGCGAAATCAGTTTCTGTAACTCCAGCTTGTCCTCGTGGCCAAGCGAAGCGTGATTGTTGATCTTCTGCTCCATCACACGCAATTTTTCGCGCACCGATGTGATCTTCTTGAAAAAAGCCTCGATCGGGACTTCTTTCGTCTTGAGGCCCGGGTCGGCGGGTTTCAGCACCAGCGTGCCGCCGGACCACTTCGGCGCAATCTCGCAGCGCCCCATGCCCAGTTCCTCTTCGAGCACCTCGCGCAACAGCGCCTTGACCGTCTGCCAGCTCAGTTCCATAGCGCGTCTCCTCTGCTACGATTCCGGCCATGCCAGTTCCAGCACATACACCTGGCGCGTGCCCTCGTGCGTCGAGTCGATGCACACCCGCTTGCCGTCGCGGCTCCAGCGCGGATGCAGGTCACAGCGCCAGTCGCGTTTGAACGTGTCCGGTTCGTGAAACCGGGCCGCCTCGTATACCTGTTCCGTTTCCATGTCGCCGAGGAAGAACCGCCGCATCCGCCGCGGCCCCTCGGGGTAACTGTCGCTCACAAGCCACCGCCCGTCCGGCGAGAAATGACAATGGCCGTCGCGGTTGAGCACATCCGGCGCAACAGGCCGGTGGTCCTGCAATCCGTCCGTCAGCATCACGTGCAGCCATTTCGGCCCCGCCTCGAACCGCGACGAGACCATCAGCTGTCTCCCATTGCGCCAGTCGAAATGCGAGTTGTTCCACGCGTATGGCACGACACAGCGCAGCCCGCTCCCGTCTGGGGCAACGGTGTAGGCCGCGGAGATCAGGCTGCCCACGGGATTCTTGAAGCGGGCCAGGAAGAAAATGCGCGAGTCGTCGCGGCTGAAGAGCACGTGGTTGAACCACATGACGTCGTCCGCGCGGTCTTCCGGCGGCGGCTGATCATGAAAGACCTGATCGATGGTCACGATGAGATGGGTCTCGCCGGACGCGAGATCCATCACGTAGAGACCGTCATCGTCCGGGTGCGGGTCGTCCGTGGTGGATTCGCTGACGGCGGGATAGCCGTAGCCGGGGCGCGTCTTGTTGAGCCGCGCATAGCTGATGCAGGCCGCGCGTGCGCCGTCGTGGGACACGGCGGAGACGGCGCGCGGCAATTCGCGCCGGTCTCCCGAAAATACGTCTAGGATGACGGATTTCGCCGCGCCATTCGCGCAATCGTTGTAAATGATGCGGCGGTCCGGCGCCGTGCCGAGCCAGTGCGTCAGCGAGCCTTGCTGGAAGTTCCATGCGCGCGTCGTGGCAAGGGCGCGAAGTTCGCCCGAGACCGTATCCAAGAGACAGATGCGCGCCGCGTCGCCCGCGCGCACCTCGCGCCCGTCGAAGTCCGATTCCATGCAAACGAGGTAGCGGCCGGACGCGTTCCACGGGCAGACACCGTAATAGCTGCAGAAATGCGCCCTGGGTCCCTGGGTCAATGCGCGCACTTCCGTCACGCGCGGAAGGCCTTCCGGAACACCTGCGGCAATTTCAAAGCGCGCGGACTCTTCTTGTGCCGAGCCGCACCAGGCGAAGGCGGCAACCGCAAATACCACCAGACAGCAGGCTGCTCGTGCACTCATGGCCTCACATCCTTTCCCGATGGTGTTGAAGTCTCACTTCCCGGCACGCGCATTCGAGCCTCACGCGTCGCCTGTTTCCACCACCGTTTGTGTTTCGGCAATCACTTGGTCAAAGCTTAGGTCGCGCGCACGTTCGAGCCGCTGAAACCGTTTCTGATACTGCGCCGCCGCGTACCCGAGGAATTCGTCCTGGCTCACCCCGA from Candidatus Hydrogenedentota bacterium includes these protein-coding regions:
- a CDS encoding DUF4091 domain-containing protein is translated as MRISCAFLLPVCLTLTAATFAQQVGVPNPSFESAATDGTSAPDAWTLSGGEGAWDAGAADGARCVSVTGNGAPGSSNYWRTAALPFAPFTVCRLRFEARRVHGGGGCAITGPAFCNRDLGELTDSWQECTSVFVTPSEPGTDQRWLRFGQWEMNGTVAYDTVELAPAQAVYRSMNGIALGEGESIAGDEYVFRAPYESLCTNHARPLAVNRCTFNTWRWAFGTDSEVVYRHEIGGIAQTRARVELNIGHYVSGALAVEASRDGAVWQTIGTLAAPGTGAFDIPADLLPAPELRVRLSARADAAAPADLQVNAYTYTARLERAPGDLRGATQYVAIAKSDPRLEVEILSLGDAIPGGDNVFRARVRNLTDHVIAARPRLVVTGGGVETRERTAIDLAPGNNEIAPAYTLRATGRNDAVFSLGGGIAFRAETTFHVADLYCADFGAVLPDSSDAVGLWWAASGWKISDTRPVPGSKDKALRIQAARNETEAAQLVVRPSMGLQGLTATAGPLDGPGGARIGTENIDVLRVRYVPVTRPTDRTGAVAPWPDPLPPFSGPITVAANKNQPLWVRVHVPEDAAAGVYRGAIMLRAEGFQALAPVEVEVFDFTMPDRMTCVTAFGFGLGRAFEYQDISDPSHQRQVCDQYLAALSAHHITPYNPAPMDSLLYTWPEIPKDRALTPEEIAALKPTFQWDAWDRAMTKAFDEYHFNSFSVGVPGMGGGTFHSRHEPELQGFKEDSPEYQALFNSWCGQVEAHLRGKGWLDMSYVYWFDEPDPKDYAFVMNGFRKLKEAAPGIGRMLTEQVEPELTGGPNIWCPVTPEYDHDAAEARRAEGDHFWWYVCTGPKAPYVTLFIDHPGTEMRVWLWQTWQRKIEGILVWETTYWHSPEAYPDRLQNPYEDPMGWTTGYSTPSGTRLAWGNGDGRFLYPPEAAADGNPGRPVLDPPVDTVRIEMLRDGIEDYEYLAMLRRLLAAEGGDLSARQRADYEALLTVPAEITASMTEFTKDPAPIARHREAVARAIEHLSR
- a CDS encoding DUF3810 family protein; the protein is MPSSSHAVKPARRVSRWSKFWMVLGLFCWAGLGLWFAFPPPQAFVEGFYTRFVYRVIVAGVAPLTNSADFSVALALTIALVAGFPLLWTLNWLYLRFVKGRSHWRGLFWGFQWAFFLTPIIAIWFLVFWGAGYQRLAPEERLKLDTSAISDEESALLRGQLLETILNDQPQAPEDRDANRALAAVAAAMKTTIKEWDGHSLWLPDGVKATPEGLLLANGTSGICTPFTLEPHVDGGLPDTAFVSTGAHELGHIAGMCTEAEATLIGFVSGVRAADPYARYAVALDMYMDLVRQLPGDAMKSAMERLPEIAREDLKKAREAAARYRIEWLQKASWRAYDKYLQAQGIKEGVKNYGRGISLFLFLWRDGRLADTGLTPPVPALPEPAEGAAPSPPEAGPSLNSPAQPVPEAAASPDAPET
- a CDS encoding cysteine synthase family protein; translated protein: MQESGVAASGVEAAAGHAVGVLGAIGCTPLVELQRMSPNPRVRILAKFEGANPGGSVKDRTAYYMIKKAEESGELHPGKTILEPTSGNTGIALAMIGALKGYKVKLMLPGCVSEERRHVLEAFGVHVEITPGCEGTDGARRRAHAVLAEQPDLYYMPNQFVNENNTLAHYETTGPEIYAQTGGRLDAFVAGMGTTGTLMGVSRYLKERSPRIQIVGVEPTPGHAIQGLKNLEESLAPEIYDPAQLDDKIMMQDDAAFEAARRLAMQEGLFVGISSGAAVAGAIRIAERMDHGTVVTLLPDRGDRYLSTALFRSVCAKCPP